A window of the Salarias fasciatus chromosome 7, fSalaFa1.1, whole genome shotgun sequence genome harbors these coding sequences:
- the LOC115392499 gene encoding rhombotin-2 codes for MTSTIERKTLEANEEPVDEVLQMPPSLLTCGGCQQSIGDRFFLKAIEQYWHEDCLSCDLCGCRLGEVGRRLYYKLGRKLCRRDYLRLFGQDGLCASCEKRIRAFEMTMRVRDKVYHLECFKCASCQKHFCVGDRYLLINSDIVCEQDIFDWTKLNSSSIV; via the exons ATGACATCCACGATCGAGAGGAAGACACTGGAGGCCAACGA ggaGCCGGTGGACGAGGTCCTCCAGATGCCGCCGTCTCTGCTGACGTGCGGCGGCTGTCAGCAGAGCATCGGGGACAGGTTCTTCCTGAAGGCCATTGAGCAGTACTGGCACGAGGACTGCCTGAGCTGCGACCTGTGCGGCTGCCGCCTCGGTGAGGTGGGCCGCCGCCTCTACTACAAGCTGGGGAGAAAGTTATGCCGGAGGGATTACCTCAG GCTGTTTGGGCAGGACGGCCTGTGCGCTTCCTGTGAGAAGAGGATCCGGGCGTTCGAGATGACGATGCGCGTGCGGGACAAAGTTTACCATCTGGAGTGCTTCAAGTGCGCCTCTTGCCAGAAGCACTTCTGCGTGGGCGACCGCTACCTTCTCATCAACTCTGACATTGTGTGCGAGCAGGACATCTTCGACTGGACCAAGCTCAACAGCAGCAGTATAGTTTAG